One Helicoverpa zea isolate HzStark_Cry1AcR chromosome 20, ilHelZeax1.1, whole genome shotgun sequence genomic region harbors:
- the LOC124640136 gene encoding exosome complex component RRP46 codes for MGAEIADLKDFNLRPMKCECNFLSKSDGSAILSQGPTVALVSVNGPLDIKMTSQSIEKATLEVLFSSKSGKPSVEDRYKEHVIRQTCETAILGSLYPRSGITVTIQELEDYGGFLACCINCTCLALLNAGLAMRHTFAAVSCAIDEHGNIQLDPAPAQLDTARANMTFVFDSRENSLVTGFTDGSFSESAYNEALERCRAASQLVFDFYKDIVSKYSYVIG; via the exons ATGGGAGCAGAAATCGCTGATTTAAAAGATTTCAATCTCAGGCCGATGAAATGCGAATGCAATTTCCTTAGCAAATCGGATGGATCTGCGATTTTGTCTCAAG GTCCGACAGTAGCCCTGGTTAGTGTCAATGGTCCACTGGACATCAAGATGACAAGCCAGAGTATAGAGAAGGCGACGCTCGAGGTGCTGTTCAGCAGCAAGTCGGGCAAACCTTCTGTTGAAGACAG aTACAAAGAGCATGTGATCAGGCAGACTTGTGAGACAGCTATCCTGGGCAGCCTGTACCCTCGGTCAGGCATCACTGTCACTATACAGGAGTTGGAAGACTATGGGGGA TTCCTAGCCTGCTGCATAAACTGCACGTGCCTAGCTCTGCTGAACGCTGGGCTGGCAATGCGTCACACATTCGCAGCGGTGTCGTGCGCTATCGACGAGCACGGCAACATACAGCTCGACCCCGCGCCTGCACAGCTTGACACAGCTCGCGctaatatgacgtttgtgttcgATAGTCGGGAGAACAGTTTGGTTACTG GTTTCACGGACGGCAGTTTCAGCGAGTCTGCATACAACGAGGCGCTGGAGCGATGCCGCGCCGCCTCGCAGCTCGTGTTCGACTTTTACAAGGACATCGTCAGCAAATACTCCTATGTTATCGGATga